Proteins encoded by one window of Sulfurimonas hongkongensis:
- the brnA gene encoding type II toxin-antitoxin system BrnA family antitoxin, which yields MNKNSNTKKANVDFPEWVINSLDEEAKKIGVTRQSIIKVWIAERLKEETANFKKIS from the coding sequence CTGAATAAAAACTCAAACACTAAAAAAGCCAATGTTGATTTTCCTGAGTGGGTAATAAATTCACTTGATGAAGAAGCTAAAAAGATTGGAGTAACAAGACAATCGATTATTAAAGTTTGGATTGCTGAGAGATTAAAAGAAGAAACTGCTAACTTTAAAAAAATAAGTTAA
- the rraA gene encoding ribonuclease E activity regulator RraA, with product MDFFTADICDEHIDKVLVLDPDFKNYGGASRCQGEVVTIKLDKNNAGLIELLRDEDGSGKVVVVDVREEYFAVVGENLMKLAYKNNYAGIIVNGYVRDTFQIKDIPVALYALGVCPRKYIPVTESERGEHLSFGGIGFEDGDYVYADSDGIIVTPEKIV from the coding sequence ATGGACTTTTTTACAGCAGATATTTGTGATGAGCATATTGATAAGGTTTTGGTTTTAGACCCTGATTTTAAAAACTATGGTGGGGCTTCAAGATGCCAAGGTGAGGTTGTAACTATAAAGCTTGATAAAAACAATGCTGGGCTTATAGAGTTGCTTCGTGATGAAGATGGAAGTGGTAAGGTTGTAGTTGTTGATGTCAGAGAAGAGTATTTTGCAGTTGTGGGCGAGAACCTTATGAAGTTGGCATATAAAAACAACTACGCTGGCATCATAGTAAATGGATATGTTCGTGATACATTTCAGATTAAAGATATCCCTGTAGCACTCTATGCACTTGGAGTTTGCCCTAGAAAATATATCCCCGTTACAGAGTCAGAGAGAGGTGAGCATCTCTCCTTTGGAGGGATTGGTTTTGAAGATGGAGACTATGTTTATGCAGATAGCGATGGTATTATAGTTACACCAGAGAAGATAGTTTAA